One Sphingobium sp. Cam5-1 genomic window, CAGGCAATTACTTGATGAAGCGCCCATGGGCCGCCTGCAAATCGCGGCTGTAGCGCTGTGCATCATGCTGAACGCGCTTGATGGCTTTGATGTGCTGGCGATCAGCTTCGCGTCACCCGGCATTGCCACGGAGTGGGGCATTGATCGCGCCGCATTGGGCGTCGTCCTTTCGATGGAACTGATCGGCATGGCTGTGGGGTCCGTGCTGCTCGGCGGCCTGGCTGATCGCATCGGCCGTCGGCCCACCATCCTGCTCTGCCTCCTGGTCATGGCGACGGGTATGTTGGCCGCGACCTTTTCATTCAGCATTGTCTCCCTGTCGGCGATACGGCTTGTCACTGGTCTCGGCATCGGCGGCATGCTGGCTTGCACCAACGCCATCGTCGCAGAGCTTGCCAACGCGCGCACCCGCAGCCTGGCCGTTGCCCTCATGGCGGCGGGCTATCCGATCGGCGCGATCCTTGGCGGCTCGGCCGCTTCGATGCTGCTGATGTCGGGCGAATGGCGGGACATATTCCTGCTTGGAGGAGTCGTCACTGCAATCTTCTTGCCGCTGACGTTCCTGCTGCTCCCTGAATCAATCGGCTTCCTCCTTCAACGACGCCCGGCCAATGCGCTGGACCGGATCAATCAGCTGATGGGCCGGATGGGACACAATGCACTGGATGCTTTGCCACCTTCAAATGCGGCGGCGCCCAAGGCGTCCTTTGCCGCGCTGTTCAGTCCCGGCCTCGCACGCACGACGGTGCTGCTGACGGCCGCCTATTTCTTTCACATCATGACCTTTTACTTCATCCTCAAATGGGTGCCCAAGATCGTCGTGGACATGGGTTATGCACCCTCGTCCGCTGGTGGCGTGCTGGTATGGGCCAATGTAGGCGGCTTGCTGGGCGCGCTTTCGCTCAGTGCCATGAGCTGGCGGCTGGACGTCCGCATATTGGTGATCGCCGCCCTCTTACTGTCGATGGCAATGGTGACTGTCTTCGGACAGGGACAAGCCAGCCTTTTCGACTTGGCCCTGGTCGCTGCGGCGGCGGGATATTTCACCAACGCGGCCGTCGTCGGCCTTTACGCCATCATTGCGCAATCTTTCCCAACGGCCGTCCGGGCGGGCGGCACGGGAATAGTGATCGGCGTCGGCCGTGGAGGAGCTGCTTTGGGTCCCATCCTTGCTGGTTTCCTTTTCACTCTCGATTTCAAGCTTCCCGCCGTGGCGCTGACCATGGCATCAGGGTCGCTGATCGCGGCATGCGCATTAGCCCTTCTCGTGACCGGAGGACGGCACAATAATTCGTCCAAGGTTTACGAATGAACCGCTGTTCCCTTCATTGCCCGCCCGCCGCTCGCGCTCTTCCCTGACATCGCCATAAGGAAAAAACTGCCCATGTCGCCACAGCGCTATTCCATGACGGCGATCGCGTTGCATTGGTCGATCGCGGCAGCCCTGAGCTTTCAACTCGTCCTGGGCTGGCAATTGTCCGGCATCGCGCCGGGGCTGGGCCAATTTGCCGCCTATCAGCTGCACAAGTCGATCGGGATCGTCATCCTGCTGCTCACCTTTCTGCGGGTTGGCATCCGCCTGGCCCATCCCCGCCCCCCGGCATTGGCGGATGATCGAATATCTGCGTTCGCGGCAAAGGTGACGCATCAATTGCTCTACGCCGTCATGCTGCTCGCCCCGCTCAGCGGCTGGGCGCTGGTCTCAACTAGCAAGCTGCGGGTGCCGACGCTGCTGTTCGGCACGATTGCCTGGCCACACCTGCCGATCCCTCTTGGCCTCAACGGAATAGCCTATGACACACATCGCCTGGCCGCATACGTCCTGGCCGGATTGGTCGTGCTGCATGTCGCTGGAGCCATTCGCCATCAATTTTACAAGCGCGAGGATCTGCTTGCTCGCATGATCCCGGGTTTGGCGCCGGGGCTTACGCTGCTGGTTGCGCTAGGAACAGTGACACTGGCAGGTGCGGCATCATTCTTTCTTACCGGAACGCCCACCATAGCCGTGGCGCAGCAGAAAGGGACGCCCGCGCCGATCAAGATAGCGCCACCTTCACCCGTTTCTGCCCCAACGCAGCGGCCTGCCACGACCCCGACGGCCCCAAAAGCTATGCCGGTGCCAACGGCCAATTCACAACAACTTCCATTATCGCGGTGGCGCGTCGTGGGGCCGGGAAAGCTCGGCTTTATCGCCATGTGGAACGGCGCGGCGGTGGACGGATCTTTCCTTCACTGGAAATCGGACATCCGCTACAGCCCGGACGATCTGCCCGGCAGCACAATCCTGGTGACGATCGACCTGGCCTCCGCTGTCACGGGCGACGCACAACGCGACGAAACGCTGCGAGGCCCCGATTATTTCGACATATCGACGCATCCGCATGCTGTGTTCCGCGCCAAGGGTTTCCGACCACAGGGCGGCGACCTGTACGAAGCCAGAGGCACGCTGGACCTGAACGGACGCCGCCGCCCGGTCACGCTACGCTTCACGCTGCGTCAGGATGGAGACACGGCCAGAGCCGAAGGCCGAGCAGATCTTGACCGGAACATGTTTGATGTCGGTTCAGCCACCGATGAAACGATCGCTGCGAAGGTCACGGTAAACTTCGCCTTGACGGCGCACCGGCAGGACCAGTGATGATGAGGGTTTCGACGCAATTTCCAGGGAGCACTTTGTCATTCAGTTTGCCCAAGACAAAAAATTGCCGTTCTTTTCCTCGCCCCGCGTCCCAACAATGTCGCCGATCTTGATCTTCACCAAGTCACAGCCGCGAAGTTTGCTGTCGATGGCAAGGTCGAAGAGAGCCTGATCCCGGGTCCGCCCATGCTGATCAAGAATGAAGCGGATCGCCCCGATCTGGCGAGGCCTGAGCGCATGCTTTGCGCCAATTTTACGTCCAGCGTTCCACGACACCCGCTCGCGAGCGGCGGATCAAATTCTGATAATCCCAAGACACTTTTCCTCGGGCCACGTGATACAGCCATTTCCGAGATCCACTCGATCGGCACATGCTGGATGGGCGACGATCCCATGGCGACCATCGATAGCCGCCTGCGCGTGCCCGGCGGCAATACGAACGTGCCGACGATGATGGTCGCGGAAAAAGCAGCCGACATGACCATCAACTGCCAATAAGGTGGTTATTCTATTCGTGACATTTGCAGACCCGCATCAAGGTGAACTTTAATGACCCAGCGCAAATACGCCCTTGAACAGCTTTCGGCACTGGAACTGGGACCGCTCAGCTTTGTCGAGGTCGCCGCACGGAGCGGCTATGACGGCATCGGCCTGTTTCTTGAAGGCCTGCCGGTCCCCCATGCCGCCCCCTACAGCCTGGTGTCGGACCACCATCTGTTCGAGACATTCGCTCAAGCGATCAGGGACGCCGGTCTCTTCGTCCATGTCGTTGAGCCGTTCCTGATAACGCCTGACATCAGCCGTGAGGAAAATCTGCGCAACCTCGACCTGGCGGCGCGACTGGGTGCACGGGTCTGCGGGACGCTCGCCTTCGACGATGATGAAAACCGCCGCAATGACCGGCTGGCGGAGCTCGCGAATGAGGCTGGGAAACGCGGCCTCGCACTGACAATAGAACCCTATCTCGAATCGAGCTGGCAGACGCTGTCGCAGGCGGCAGCAGCGGCTGATGCGGCCGGGGATCACGCCGGTGTGACCCTCGACGTCCTCCACGTCATCCGTGGCGGCGAGCATTGGGAGGCGGTACGGGCAATGGCTCCGGACAAGATCAGGACGATCCAGATCAGCGACGGCACATTGGCAAAACCCGCAGACTGGCCCCTTTCGGCAGTCACCGACCGCGCAGTGCCGGGCGAGGGCGAATATGATCTGGCGGCGCTGATGCCCTTGCTCCCGGCAGGCGTCCCGATCGGCATCGAAGTGCCCTCGCTTGATCTGGCTGCGCGTATGCCTGCCGAAGAACGGGTGGCCTACCTGCTGCAAAAAACCCGCCAGATCATGGGCGACGCAGCCTGAACAGCGCCGGGTCTCACCGCATGGTGAGGCCTCCGTCCACCGAAATGGTCTGGCCGTTGATCCATTCCCCATCGGTAGATGCCAGCATCGCGACCATGGCGGCGATGTCCTCGCTTCGCCCCAGCCTCGGCGCGGGCGTCTCGCTCTGGAACTGGGCCAGAAGCTCCGCGGGCGCATGGTCGCGCATCAGCGGCGTGATGATGTATCCCGGCAGGATCGCGTTGGCGCGGATATTCTCGCGGCCCCAGCGGTTCGCGACATGGCGCACCAGCGCGCCGATGCCAGCCTTGGCCATCGCATAATAGGGCCGCACGCTCTGACCCATGGTCGCCGCCGCCGACGAACTGTAGATCATGGCACCGCCGCCGCGCGCGAGCAGATGGGGAAGCGCGTGCCGGGTCGCCCGGGCCATCCCCTTAAGGTTCACGTCGAGCGTGCGGTCCATCACTGCATCCGTCGCGTCGATGATATCGCTGTCCTCCAGCAAAATCGCCTGATCGGCGAAATTGGCATGAAAGACGTCAATTCCGCCAAATGCGGCGATGGCCGTATCGCAGAGCGCTGCAAAGCTTGCATCGTCGGTTGCGTCGAACAGCGCGCCGATCGCGCGCCCACCGCCCCGCCCAATATCGGCGGCGACCGCCTCCACCGCGGCTTCCTCGGACGGCGGGCCAGCGACGACTACGGATGCTCCCTCGCTAGCCAACCTTCTCGCCGTAACCTCGCCAATGCCGCGACTTGCGCCAGCGACGACCACGACCTTGCCTGATAGGCGATGCAAAACGCCGTCCACCTGCTCCATCTTCTCTCCTGTACCGCGATGGCGTCATGAAATGGCCGGCGCGGCCAGTCCATGATCCTCGAAGAATGTCGGCGCGGTATAGAGCTTGGGACCGGCGAACGCGACTGCGTCCGGTGAGTCCATCATCCATGCCACGGTGCGGCCGGTGTCCGCCGGTGTGTAGCTCGGCATTCCGCCACCCAAGTTGAGGGCCGCATCGCCATATTTGGCCGTCAGCGTCTCGGTGATGGTGAGGCCAGGCTGGATGTGAAAGCTCACGATGCCGCGGTCGCGATATTCCAGATCGACGAACTCGGCGAGCTTGGAAAAGGCGGCCTTGCCCGCCGCATAGAGGAAACCCCATCCCCCTTCTTCGAGTTTGCGCTCGCACAGGGTGGTGCCAGCACCGCTGGTGATGAACACGATGCGCCCAGCCCCTTGCGACAACATCGGCTGCAACACTTTCTGGGTGATGTGCAGATGATTGATCATCAACCCCGCCATCGTCTGCTCCGCCTTCGTGGCATCAACGGCATCGATCGGCGCCATCAGATAGGGACTTTGGGCAAGCGCGTTGTTGAACAGGCCGTCGATCCGGCCCCATGTCTCCAGCACGGTATCGACCGCAGCATCGATGCTATCACGGTCCAATATGTCCATCGGGACGCCGATGGCCCGGCCTCCCATAGCCTCGATTTCCTGCACCGTCGTTTCCAGGCTGCCGGGAAGGGCGATGGAAGCCGAGCCGGTCCCCTCTTCGGCCTTCCCTTCGCCTTCCTTGCGCGTCCGACCAGTCACCGCGACGGCAAACCCCCGGCGGGCAAGCTCGATCGCCGCCGCTTTCCCTATGCCGCGCGTGCCGCCCGTTACCAAAGCTACCTTAGTCATCATGCTCTCCCGTGCTTCAGCCAACGCGCAGTTCGGCGAGGTCTTCAGGCGACAGCCTGACCGCTGCGGCCTTGACGCTTTCGGCGATGCGGGCTGGGCTGGATGCGCCGAAAATGGGAATGGTCTGCTGCGGCTGATTGACCAGATAGGCCAGCACGACGTCGCTGACCGAAACGCCATGATGCTCGGCCACGCGCTTGGCGGCCTCGAACCGCTGCTGGTTGGCGGGGTTGTCGTAAAAGCCCTTGAGGTGATCGGGAACCTGCCCCTTCTCCAGGAAGGAGAAGAAACCACGGCTCTGCGCG contains:
- a CDS encoding MFS transporter, coding for MAHNGTDIRQLLDEAPMGRLQIAAVALCIMLNALDGFDVLAISFASPGIATEWGIDRAALGVVLSMELIGMAVGSVLLGGLADRIGRRPTILLCLLVMATGMLAATFSFSIVSLSAIRLVTGLGIGGMLACTNAIVAELANARTRSLAVALMAAGYPIGAILGGSAASMLLMSGEWRDIFLLGGVVTAIFLPLTFLLLPESIGFLLQRRPANALDRINQLMGRMGHNALDALPPSNAAAPKASFAALFSPGLARTTVLLTAAYFFHIMTFYFILKWVPKIVVDMGYAPSSAGGVLVWANVGGLLGALSLSAMSWRLDVRILVIAALLLSMAMVTVFGQGQASLFDLALVAAAAGYFTNAAVVGLYAIIAQSFPTAVRAGGTGIVIGVGRGGAALGPILAGFLFTLDFKLPAVALTMASGSLIAACALALLVTGGRHNNSSKVYE
- a CDS encoding SDR family oxidoreductase; translated protein: MMTKVALVTGGTRGIGKAAAIELARRGFAVAVTGRTRKEGEGKAEEGTGSASIALPGSLETTVQEIEAMGGRAIGVPMDILDRDSIDAAVDTVLETWGRIDGLFNNALAQSPYLMAPIDAVDATKAEQTMAGLMINHLHITQKVLQPMLSQGAGRIVFITSGAGTTLCERKLEEGGWGFLYAAGKAAFSKLAEFVDLEYRDRGIVSFHIQPGLTITETLTAKYGDAALNLGGGMPSYTPADTGRTVAWMMDSPDAVAFAGPKLYTAPTFFEDHGLAAPAIS
- a CDS encoding sugar phosphate isomerase/epimerase family protein — its product is MTQRKYALEQLSALELGPLSFVEVAARSGYDGIGLFLEGLPVPHAAPYSLVSDHHLFETFAQAIRDAGLFVHVVEPFLITPDISREENLRNLDLAARLGARVCGTLAFDDDENRRNDRLAELANEAGKRGLALTIEPYLESSWQTLSQAAAAADAAGDHAGVTLDVLHVIRGGEHWEAVRAMAPDKIRTIQISDGTLAKPADWPLSAVTDRAVPGEGEYDLAALMPLLPAGVPIGIEVPSLDLAARMPAEERVAYLLQKTRQIMGDAA
- a CDS encoding SDR family NAD(P)-dependent oxidoreductase, which gives rise to MEQVDGVLHRLSGKVVVVAGASRGIGEVTARRLASEGASVVVAGPPSEEAAVEAVAADIGRGGGRAIGALFDATDDASFAALCDTAIAAFGGIDVFHANFADQAILLEDSDIIDATDAVMDRTLDVNLKGMARATRHALPHLLARGGGAMIYSSSAAATMGQSVRPYYAMAKAGIGALVRHVANRWGRENIRANAILPGYIITPLMRDHAPAELLAQFQSETPAPRLGRSEDIAAMVAMLASTDGEWINGQTISVDGGLTMR
- a CDS encoding cytochrome b/b6 domain-containing protein, with translation MSPQRYSMTAIALHWSIAAALSFQLVLGWQLSGIAPGLGQFAAYQLHKSIGIVILLLTFLRVGIRLAHPRPPALADDRISAFAAKVTHQLLYAVMLLAPLSGWALVSTSKLRVPTLLFGTIAWPHLPIPLGLNGIAYDTHRLAAYVLAGLVVLHVAGAIRHQFYKREDLLARMIPGLAPGLTLLVALGTVTLAGAASFFLTGTPTIAVAQQKGTPAPIKIAPPSPVSAPTQRPATTPTAPKAMPVPTANSQQLPLSRWRVVGPGKLGFIAMWNGAAVDGSFLHWKSDIRYSPDDLPGSTILVTIDLASAVTGDAQRDETLRGPDYFDISTHPHAVFRAKGFRPQGGDLYEARGTLDLNGRRRPVTLRFTLRQDGDTARAEGRADLDRNMFDVGSATDETIAAKVTVNFALTAHRQDQ